In Palaemon carinicauda isolate YSFRI2023 chromosome 21, ASM3689809v2, whole genome shotgun sequence, the following proteins share a genomic window:
- the LOC137615518 gene encoding trichohyalin-like: MVNEQIRPHKVNEQLRPHKVNKQLRPHKVNQQLRPHKVNEQIRPHKVNEQIRPHKVNEQLQPHKDIGQLRPHKDIEQLPPHKVNERLPPPKVNERLPPPKVNERLPPPKVNERLRPPKVNERLRPPKVNERLRPHKVNGQLRPHKVNEQLRPHKVNEQLRPHKVNEQLRPHKVNEQLRPHKVNEQLRPHKVNEQIRPHKVNEQLQPHKDIEQLRLHKDIEQLRPQKVNEQLRPHKVNEQLRPHKVNEQLRPHKVNEQLRPHKANEQLRPHKVNEQLRPHKVNEQLRPHKVNEQL; this comes from the coding sequence ATGGTCAATGAACAAATACGACCCCATAAGGTCAATGAACAATTACGACCCCATAAAGTCAATAAACAATTACGACCTCACAAGGTCAACCAACAATTACGACCTCACAAGGTCAACGAACAAATACGACCTCACAAGGTCAACGAACAAATACGACCTCACAAGGTCAATGAACAATTACAACCTCACAAGGACATTGGACAATTACGACCTCACAAGGACATTGAACAATTACCACCTCACAAGGTCAATGAACGATTACCACCTCCCAAGGTCAATGAACGATTACCACCTCCCAAGGTCAATGAACGATTACCACCTCCCAAGGTCAATGAACGATTACGACCTCCCAAGGTCAATGAACGATTGCGACCTCCCAAGGTCAATGAACGATTGCGACCTCACAAGGTCAATGGACAATTACGACCTCACAAGGTCAATGAACAATTACGACCTCACAAGGTCAATGAACAATTACGACCTCACAAGGTCAATGAACAATTACGACCTCACAAGGTCAATGAACAATTACGACCTCACAAGGTCAATGAACAATTACGACCTCACAAGGTCAATGAACAAATACGACCTCACAAGGTCAATGAACAATTACAACCTCACAAGGACATTGAACAATTACGACTTCATAAGGACATTGAACAATTGCGACCTCAAAAGGTGAATGAACAGTTGCGACCTCATAAGGTCAATGAACAGTTACGACCTCATAAGGTCAATGAACAGTTACGACCTCATAAGGTCAATGAACAATTACGACCTCACaaggccaatgaacaattacgacCTCACAAGGTCAATGAACAATTACGACCTCACAAGGTCAATGAACAATTACGACCTCACAAGGTCAATGAACAATTATGA